In Deltaproteobacteria bacterium, one genomic interval encodes:
- a CDS encoding phosphotriesterase-related protein, translating into MHKINTVTGTCTPQELGTTLVHEHLLIAWSGWEADTVVVKGFKRDEALRFCVDRMQELKSVGVDTFMDPCPSDLGRDVDFMAEASVKSGLRVICATGLYKEDLGGAYFKFYRELGVAGVNEVADLYSQELTDGIGDTGIKPAFIKCATGVLKNDAGRPHITPYEEMCLRAAARAAKATGAPITTHTDEAMLGLEQLAIFAEEGIDPQRVIVGHTGDTANLSYHASILDKGAYVGCDRFGLEMILADRLRLATVIGLCGVGYEKQIVLSHDSVGCFKGRAMALPAAMQSLIANWQPTHLFKNLIPKMKDAGISDAKINTMLVDNPRRWFAGE; encoded by the coding sequence ATGCACAAGATCAATACCGTGACTGGGACCTGCACACCGCAGGAACTCGGCACGACACTCGTCCACGAACATCTCTTGATTGCGTGGTCCGGCTGGGAGGCCGACACCGTAGTCGTCAAAGGCTTCAAACGCGATGAAGCTCTGCGGTTTTGCGTGGACCGCATGCAGGAACTGAAATCGGTCGGTGTGGATACCTTCATGGACCCGTGCCCGTCCGACCTCGGTCGCGATGTCGATTTCATGGCGGAAGCGTCGGTCAAATCCGGCCTGCGCGTCATCTGCGCCACCGGTCTCTATAAGGAAGATCTGGGTGGGGCCTATTTCAAGTTCTATCGGGAACTCGGAGTCGCGGGCGTGAATGAAGTCGCCGACCTCTACTCCCAGGAACTGACCGACGGCATCGGCGACACTGGCATTAAACCGGCGTTTATCAAATGCGCCACCGGCGTTCTAAAGAATGACGCCGGACGCCCGCATATCACCCCGTATGAAGAAATGTGTCTACGCGCCGCCGCTCGCGCCGCGAAGGCCACCGGTGCGCCCATCACCACTCACACCGACGAAGCGATGCTAGGGTTGGAACAGTTAGCGATTTTCGCGGAAGAAGGTATCGATCCCCAGCGCGTCATCGTCGGCCATACCGGCGACACGGCAAACCTGTCGTACCATGCCTCCATCTTGGACAAAGGGGCGTATGTTGGCTGCGATCGATTCGGCCTGGAGATGATCCTTGCGGATCGGCTGCGCTTGGCCACGGTGATCGGCCTGTGCGGCGTCGGCTACGAAAAACAGATTGTCTTGTCGCACGACTCCGTCGGCTGCTTCAAGGGACGGGCGATGGCCCTGCCTGCGGCGATGCAGTCGCTCATCGCCAACTGGCAGCCCACCCATCTGTTCAAAAATCTCATCCCCAAAATGAAAGACGCCGGCATCAGCGACGCTAAGATCAACACCATGCTGGTGGACAACCCCCGGCGGTGGTTCGCTGGGGAATAG
- a CDS encoding alpha/beta hydrolase, with amino-acid sequence MTNLWTHNVTTVNGFRMHYVTAGAGYPLVFLHGWPQTWYEWRKIIPTVANRFSVIAPDLRGLGDSEKPMTGYDKRTLASDVYQLLKGLGIDKIGLVGHDWGGTVAYYLAHDYPGLVERLLILESTPGIAREGDQLGLQGIRRLWHLFFHGGQPDLAELLVRGNEALYLSRMCSVACYNPALFSAEEMAEYVRAYSQPGALRAGFHYYRAALDEDIANLTGCTDKLTMPVRAWGGERFMGNIVPLWQRVAEQVHGGAVERCGHFMAEERPDFVLQQVDEFFGSAK; translated from the coding sequence ATGACCAACCTGTGGACGCACAATGTCACGACCGTCAACGGCTTTCGCATGCACTACGTCACCGCCGGCGCAGGGTATCCGCTGGTCTTCCTCCACGGCTGGCCGCAGACGTGGTACGAATGGCGCAAGATCATCCCCACCGTTGCGAATCGTTTTTCTGTCATCGCGCCGGACTTACGCGGGCTGGGGGATAGCGAGAAGCCGATGACGGGCTACGACAAACGCACTTTGGCATCGGATGTCTATCAGCTGCTCAAAGGACTCGGGATCGACAAGATCGGCCTCGTCGGCCACGACTGGGGCGGCACCGTCGCTTACTATCTCGCGCATGATTACCCCGGCTTGGTGGAGCGCCTGCTCATCCTCGAATCCACTCCCGGCATCGCACGCGAGGGCGACCAGCTCGGTCTCCAAGGCATCCGCCGACTCTGGCACCTCTTCTTCCACGGCGGACAGCCGGATTTAGCCGAGTTGCTCGTGCGCGGAAACGAAGCCCTCTATTTGAGCCGCATGTGCAGCGTGGCGTGTTACAACCCGGCCTTGTTCAGCGCGGAAGAGATGGCGGAGTACGTGCGCGCTTACTCGCAGCCTGGAGCGCTGCGCGCCGGGTTTCACTATTATCGCGCCGCGCTCGATGAGGACATTGCCAATCTGACCGGTTGCACGGACAAGCTAACCATGCCGGTGCGCGCCTGGGGCGGAGAACGATTTATGGGCAATATCGTGCCGCTCTGGCAACGGGTCGCCGAGCAGGTGCACGGCGGCGCCGTCGAACGCTGCGGGCATTTCATGGCCGAAGAGCGCCCGGATTTCGTGCTCCAGCAGGTGGACGAGTTTTTCGGCAGCGCGAAGTAG
- a CDS encoding LLM class F420-dependent oxidoreductase, whose protein sequence is MGQKRWAISLPFEGFSLAEHVAIAKEAEQLGYSDGWTSEVDGVDGFSPLAVVAGATHMRVGIAIANVYTRGPATLAMTAAGIAEIAHGRFCLGIGAGSQAIVEFWNGGKFEQVTQRVRETVQFLRPALAGERVVFHGETFSVEGFRISRPPTHPIPIHVAALRPPMLRLAGTLADGCIVNWLSADDVKKSTAVVREAAKQAGRDPESVEITARVFICVDPPSPEAELGVRRHINFYLNVPVYRAFQKWLGREAVLTPMWQAWDAGDRKGAVAAVPQQVMNDLVLWGSPEHVRDQVRRYMEAGVDTVFLQFHSFVGDAAQKREAALKAMRELAPRG, encoded by the coding sequence ATGGGTCAGAAACGTTGGGCGATCTCGTTGCCCTTTGAAGGATTTTCCCTTGCCGAGCATGTGGCCATCGCCAAAGAGGCCGAGCAGCTCGGGTACTCGGACGGGTGGACATCGGAGGTGGATGGCGTCGATGGCTTCTCGCCGCTCGCGGTGGTTGCCGGTGCCACGCATATGCGCGTCGGTATCGCCATTGCCAATGTCTACACCCGTGGGCCAGCCACACTGGCGATGACGGCAGCCGGCATCGCGGAGATTGCCCACGGCCGGTTTTGTCTCGGCATCGGTGCCGGGTCGCAAGCCATTGTCGAGTTCTGGAACGGTGGCAAATTCGAGCAAGTGACGCAACGGGTACGCGAGACCGTGCAGTTCCTGCGTCCGGCGCTGGCGGGCGAGCGCGTGGTGTTTCACGGAGAAACCTTTTCTGTGGAAGGATTCCGCATCAGTCGTCCGCCGACGCATCCGATTCCGATCCATGTGGCGGCGTTGCGCCCGCCGATGCTACGGCTCGCGGGGACATTGGCGGATGGGTGCATCGTGAACTGGCTGTCCGCTGACGATGTCAAGAAATCGACAGCGGTGGTACGTGAAGCGGCGAAGCAAGCCGGGCGCGATCCCGAGTCGGTGGAGATCACGGCCCGCGTCTTCATCTGTGTTGATCCACCCTCGCCGGAAGCGGAACTCGGCGTGCGCCGGCACATCAACTTTTATCTCAATGTTCCTGTCTACCGCGCCTTTCAGAAATGGCTAGGACGAGAAGCCGTGCTCACCCCGATGTGGCAGGCGTGGGATGCTGGCGACCGCAAAGGCGCGGTGGCCGCTGTACCTCAGCAGGTCATGAACGACTTGGTGTTGTGGGGATCGCCGGAACACGTCCGCGACCAAGTGCGTCGTTACATGGAGGCCGGTGTGGACACCGTGTTCCTGCAATTCCATTCGTTCGTGGGCGATGCCGCGCAGAAACGCGAGGCCGCTTTGAAAGCGATGCGAGAGCTGGCACCGCGTGGTTAA
- a CDS encoding Rieske 2Fe-2S domain-containing protein: MKTSQTANGESFRWPQPETARVPYQVFVDPAIYTREQEQIFRGPVWNYVALDAELPNPGDFKATFIGDTPIVVTRDREGELHAFVNRCAHRGALVCREMRGNRNTHVCAYHQWSYDLRGQLIGVPFRRGIEGKGGYPADFDPTTISLSQLRVATYNGVVFASFAQEVEPIEDYLGPTQQPWFTRVFNRPVRVLGYGRQFIRANWKLYAENTRDPYHASLLHLFHTTFGIYRSSQGGGVIMDDTGRHSMIRAFKRTEIAERAAYETTALRTYQKGYTLADPSLLQSRKEFEVELTNSIHSIFPCLVIQQIFHTLATRHILPKGPDSFELLFTFFCYADDDEDMLQKRIKQANLVGPAGYISMEDGYAAEIVQQAIVRDQDACSFLELGGVEASNVEDLVNEAAVRGFWQYYRHIMDF, translated from the coding sequence ATGAAGACATCGCAGACCGCAAACGGGGAATCGTTTCGTTGGCCGCAGCCGGAAACCGCTCGCGTTCCGTATCAAGTGTTCGTTGACCCTGCCATTTATACGCGGGAGCAGGAGCAGATCTTTCGTGGGCCGGTGTGGAATTATGTCGCCCTCGACGCGGAACTGCCCAATCCCGGGGATTTCAAGGCGACCTTCATCGGCGATACGCCAATCGTCGTGACTCGAGATCGCGAGGGCGAACTGCACGCCTTCGTCAATCGCTGCGCGCACCGTGGAGCCCTGGTCTGCCGGGAGATGCGCGGCAATCGCAACACCCATGTCTGTGCCTACCACCAGTGGAGTTACGACCTGCGCGGCCAGCTCATCGGGGTCCCGTTTCGTCGCGGTATCGAAGGGAAAGGCGGCTATCCCGCCGATTTCGATCCCACCACGATCTCACTCTCCCAACTGCGGGTCGCCACGTACAACGGAGTCGTCTTCGCTTCCTTCGCCCAAGAGGTCGAGCCGATCGAGGACTACCTCGGCCCAACCCAGCAACCGTGGTTCACGCGCGTCTTCAACCGCCCGGTTCGCGTGCTTGGCTATGGACGCCAGTTCATCCGCGCCAACTGGAAGCTTTACGCTGAAAACACGCGGGACCCCTATCACGCTAGTTTGCTCCATCTCTTCCACACCACGTTTGGCATTTATCGCTCCTCACAAGGCGGCGGTGTGATTATGGACGATACCGGACGCCACTCGATGATCCGCGCCTTCAAACGCACCGAAATCGCAGAGCGCGCCGCGTACGAAACTACCGCTCTACGTACCTACCAAAAGGGCTATACGCTGGCCGATCCCTCGCTGCTTCAGAGTCGCAAAGAATTCGAGGTGGAGCTGACGAATTCGATCCACTCCATCTTTCCTTGCCTCGTGATCCAACAGATCTTTCATACCCTGGCGACGCGCCACATCTTGCCGAAGGGTCCCGACTCGTTCGAGCTGCTGTTTACGTTTTTTTGCTATGCCGACGACGACGAGGACATGCTGCAAAAGCGCATCAAGCAAGCCAACCTCGTTGGCCCGGCGGGCTACATTTCGATGGAAGACGGTTACGCGGCGGAAATCGTGCAGCAGGCCATCGTGCGAGATCAAGACGCCTGCTCGTTCCTGGAACTCGGAGGTGTCGAAGCCAGCAATGTAGAGGATCTCGTCAACGAAGCCGCCGTTCGCGGATTCTGGCAGTATTATCGCCACATCATGGACTTCTGA
- a CDS encoding enoyl-CoA hydratase/isomerase family protein → MNEPELLFTTEGPLAFVTLNRPQAHNALTWAMYDGLVAACATVDASEDIRVMIIRGAGGKAFAAGTDIGQFQNFHTEEDALNYERRLDEVVGRLESVGKPTIAVLEGVATGAGAVIALTCDLRYGTSKSQIGVPIARTLGNCLSAANYARLVDLIGPARTKELIFRARLVPAETALTLGLLNDIVPAEQLHEQVKAVALEIAGHAPITLRATKEAIRRLQVHRRAIDTDDLTVQAYMSADFREGVRSFLEKRKAEFRGR, encoded by the coding sequence GTGAACGAACCTGAACTACTTTTTACGACCGAGGGGCCGCTGGCCTTCGTCACCTTAAACCGACCGCAGGCGCATAATGCGCTCACGTGGGCCATGTATGATGGATTGGTGGCGGCGTGCGCAACCGTGGATGCGTCGGAGGACATTCGCGTCATGATCATCCGTGGGGCTGGCGGAAAAGCCTTTGCTGCCGGCACCGACATCGGTCAGTTCCAAAATTTCCATACAGAAGAAGACGCGCTGAACTATGAACGACGGCTCGACGAAGTAGTCGGCCGTTTGGAATCTGTGGGCAAGCCGACGATTGCCGTGCTTGAAGGTGTGGCTACCGGGGCCGGGGCGGTGATCGCTCTGACGTGCGACTTACGTTACGGCACGTCGAAGAGTCAGATTGGCGTTCCCATCGCCCGCACTTTGGGAAACTGTCTATCCGCCGCGAATTACGCACGTCTGGTCGATCTCATTGGCCCGGCCCGCACCAAAGAATTGATTTTCCGTGCGCGTCTCGTCCCGGCGGAGACTGCGTTGACGCTCGGGCTGCTCAACGACATCGTTCCGGCTGAACAGTTACACGAGCAAGTGAAAGCTGTAGCACTGGAGATTGCCGGACACGCACCGATTACCCTGCGCGCTACCAAAGAGGCGATCCGTCGCTTACAGGTGCATCGCCGCGCTATCGATACCGATGACCTGACCGTGCAAGCGTACATGAGCGCCGACTTTCGTGAAGGCGTGCGTTCTTTTCTGGAGAAACGCAAAGCGGAGTTTCGCGGACGGTGA
- a CDS encoding aromatic-ring-hydroxylating dioxygenase subunit beta produces MNAREIRDAVEELQYAYVHCIDDDRLEEWPEFFTEHCLYKVVPRENADQNLPIALMYCDSRGMLQDRVVAHRAANLYAPHYYRHMVSAIRIVGRDPAEISAQTNYTVFRTMADPIHYGETELYSTGKYLDMIVFEDSQARFREKVVIADTCKIQSLLVTPL; encoded by the coding sequence ATGAACGCCAGAGAAATCCGCGATGCCGTCGAGGAACTCCAATACGCCTATGTCCACTGTATCGACGACGACCGCCTGGAAGAGTGGCCGGAGTTTTTTACCGAGCACTGCCTCTATAAGGTCGTCCCGCGTGAGAACGCCGACCAAAACCTGCCCATCGCGCTCATGTACTGCGATAGCCGTGGCATGCTGCAAGATCGCGTGGTCGCCCATCGCGCGGCCAACCTGTATGCGCCTCACTACTACCGTCATATGGTCAGCGCAATCCGCATTGTCGGTCGCGACCCTGCCGAGATCTCCGCACAGACGAACTACACGGTGTTCCGCACCATGGCCGACCCCATTCACTATGGTGAAACCGAGTTGTACAGCACCGGCAAGTATCTCGATATGATCGTGTTCGAGGACAGCCAAGCGCGGTTTCGCGAGAAAGTCGTGATCGCCGACACCTGTAAAATTCAATCGCTCCTGGTCACGCCGCTCTAG
- a CDS encoding nuclear transport factor 2 family protein, with protein sequence MAQDLEARLQALEAAVQNMDDQEALRALRYRYHEYINERKFAEVVDLFTDDATIDFGYLGKGSGRAELEKFFTGIGQVLSFIKQFVHNHMIQVQGDRGTGLSYLEAKTVSKGESFVVAGRYDDEYVKQNGQWKFKSMNVLPYFTVPLREGWAQEDRLKMGR encoded by the coding sequence ATGGCGCAAGATCTCGAAGCTCGGCTACAGGCACTGGAAGCCGCAGTGCAGAACATGGACGATCAAGAGGCGCTGCGTGCGCTACGGTATCGTTATCACGAGTATATTAACGAGCGGAAATTCGCGGAGGTGGTGGACCTGTTCACCGACGATGCCACCATAGATTTCGGCTATTTGGGGAAAGGCAGTGGCCGTGCCGAATTGGAGAAATTCTTTACCGGCATCGGTCAGGTGTTATCCTTCATCAAGCAATTCGTGCACAATCACATGATCCAAGTCCAAGGTGATCGCGGCACGGGACTGAGCTATCTGGAGGCGAAGACCGTGTCGAAAGGCGAGAGCTTTGTGGTAGCCGGACGCTATGATGACGAGTACGTCAAACAGAACGGCCAGTGGAAGTTCAAAAGCATGAACGTCCTTCCCTATTTTACCGTGCCCCTACGCGAGGGCTGGGCGCAGGAAGATCGCTTGAAGATGGGGCGGTGA
- a CDS encoding MBL fold metallo-hydrolase produces the protein MSDPSTPTVQTFTIGSVHVAKVIDVIEPTSPRFLYVEKRREDFDPYLDWLQPHFLDAEKRLLLSIHTFLIQTKHHTVLIDTCVGNEKQGLAFPQWNGRKGPYLQNLAAAGYAPEAIDYVFCTHMHLDHSGWNTQLRNGRWVPTFPNAKYLFNRREWEHWKDDPTPEDQSVVQQNILPIIEAGQVEWVDNAWEIDDAVALLPTAGHTPGHCSVQVRSNGHTAIVTGDMMIHPVQIAEPQWSQTADADKAQAIRTRTQFVDQHCDTDTLILGTHFNTPTGVHIVSKGEKKRVG, from the coding sequence ATGTCTGACCCCTCAACTCCCACTGTGCAAACTTTCACCATTGGCTCCGTCCACGTTGCCAAAGTCATTGACGTCATCGAGCCGACCAGTCCACGGTTTCTCTACGTCGAAAAGCGCCGGGAAGATTTCGACCCCTACCTGGACTGGCTGCAACCGCATTTTCTCGACGCGGAAAAGCGCCTGTTGCTCAGCATTCATACATTTCTCATTCAAACCAAGCACCACACCGTCCTGATCGACACCTGCGTCGGTAACGAAAAACAGGGGCTTGCTTTTCCGCAATGGAACGGGCGCAAAGGTCCGTATCTCCAAAACCTGGCCGCCGCTGGCTATGCCCCGGAAGCCATCGACTATGTGTTCTGCACCCACATGCATCTTGACCACAGCGGCTGGAATACACAGTTGCGCAATGGACGCTGGGTACCGACCTTTCCGAACGCGAAGTATTTGTTCAACCGGCGCGAATGGGAGCACTGGAAAGACGATCCCACCCCCGAGGATCAAAGCGTCGTGCAGCAGAACATTCTGCCGATTATCGAAGCCGGACAAGTGGAATGGGTCGATAATGCCTGGGAAATTGACGACGCAGTCGCGCTGCTGCCGACTGCCGGCCACACCCCTGGCCACTGCAGCGTGCAGGTCCGCTCCAACGGCCACACTGCCATCGTCACCGGCGACATGATGATCCATCCCGTACAGATTGCCGAACCGCAGTGGAGCCAGACGGCGGACGCGGACAAAGCCCAAGCCATCCGCACCCGCACGCAGTTCGTGGACCAACACTGCGACACCGATACCCTGATCCTGGGCACGCATTTCAACACACCGACCGGCGTGCATATCGTGAGTAAGGGCGAAAAGAAGCGGGTTGGATAG